In Saprospiraceae bacterium, a genomic segment contains:
- a CDS encoding M42 family metallopeptidase, producing the protein MKIISKSSEDFLYKYLNNPSPTGHESEGQKIWLQYIKPYLNAWSLDSYGTLYGIVNPNKPFRVVIEGHSDEISWMVNYITDDGFIYVIRNGGIDQSIAPSKRVIIHTPKGKVRGVFGWPAIHTRKGNDTNLTATLENIFIDVGAKDKAEVENMGIHVGCCITYEDELFKLNDKFYTGRALDNRIGGFCIAEVARLLKKNKVKLPYSLYIVNSVQEEIGLRGAEMIAQTIKPNLAIVTDVTHDTHTPMLKTKEQGSIKCGLGPVLCYAPPVHNIFQNLVIKTAEKNKIPFQRNAASRTTGTDTDAFAYSNGGVPSVLISVPLRYMHTTVETASIEDIENVIRLIYEVLLTINPKQSFKYF; encoded by the coding sequence ATGAAGATCATAAGCAAGAGTTCAGAAGATTTTTTATATAAATACTTAAATAATCCATCTCCCACCGGGCATGAATCGGAAGGACAAAAGATATGGTTACAATACATCAAACCTTATCTGAATGCCTGGAGTCTGGATTCCTATGGGACCCTTTATGGCATTGTAAATCCCAATAAACCATTTCGCGTTGTTATTGAAGGACATTCAGATGAAATATCGTGGATGGTAAATTATATTACCGACGACGGATTTATTTATGTGATCAGAAACGGAGGCATAGATCAAAGTATAGCACCGTCAAAACGCGTTATCATTCATACACCCAAAGGAAAAGTGAGAGGCGTCTTTGGCTGGCCCGCAATACATACCCGCAAGGGAAATGATACTAATCTGACCGCAACCCTCGAAAATATATTCATCGATGTTGGTGCTAAAGACAAGGCTGAAGTCGAAAACATGGGAATTCATGTTGGATGTTGTATAACTTATGAAGACGAGTTGTTTAAATTAAACGATAAATTTTATACAGGCAGAGCTTTAGACAATAGGATTGGTGGATTTTGCATTGCTGAAGTGGCACGACTACTCAAGAAAAACAAAGTCAAGCTACCCTACTCCTTATATATTGTCAATTCGGTTCAGGAAGAAATCGGATTACGCGGTGCAGAGATGATTGCACAAACCATAAAACCGAATCTCGCGATAGTAACAGATGTTACACACGATACCCACACACCGATGTTAAAAACCAAGGAACAAGGTTCGATCAAATGTGGACTTGGACCCGTATTGTGTTATGCACCGCCGGTACACAATATTTTTCAAAACCTCGTCATCAAAACTGCCGAAAAAAATAAAATTCCTTTTCAGCGAAATGCTGCATCGAGAACAACAGGAACCGATACAGACGCCTTTGCTTATTCTAATGGAGGCGTGCCCTCAGTACTCATTTCGGTGCCCCTGCGTTACATGCACACGACTGTTGAAACAGCAAGTATTGAAGATATTGAAAATGTGATCAGGCTGATTTACGAAGTATTACTTACTATCAATCCAAAACAAAGTTTTAAATATTTCTAG
- a CDS encoding orotate phosphoribosyltransferase, giving the protein MTIAHKIADRLLEIQAVKLNPGQAFIWASGLRSPIYCDNRKILSYPIIRHELVDGFVGLSQQFNGYQAIAGVATAGIAWGALLADKLGLPFCYVRSKPKEHGLKNLIEGHLEPRSKVLVIEDLISTGGSSIEACEALKAEGHEIEAVLAIFQYEFQIAQTKFQEKSLKFESLSQFSTLLERALLHKLINSNEYENLKGWNQDPAEWSRQFQLQQASL; this is encoded by the coding sequence ATGACAATAGCCCACAAGATAGCAGATCGACTCTTAGAAATCCAAGCCGTAAAGTTAAATCCCGGACAGGCATTCATTTGGGCATCAGGCCTCCGATCGCCCATTTATTGCGACAATCGAAAAATTTTATCCTACCCCATCATTCGCCATGAACTGGTAGATGGTTTTGTAGGGCTTAGCCAACAATTTAATGGATATCAGGCAATTGCAGGAGTTGCCACGGCAGGTATTGCATGGGGTGCGCTATTAGCAGATAAATTGGGTCTTCCTTTTTGCTATGTTCGCAGCAAACCAAAAGAGCATGGATTGAAAAACCTGATCGAAGGCCATCTGGAACCCCGGTCAAAGGTTCTCGTTATTGAAGACCTCATTTCTACCGGCGGAAGTTCGATTGAAGCTTGTGAGGCTTTAAAGGCAGAAGGCCATGAAATAGAAGCCGTTCTTGCCATTTTTCAATACGAATTCCAGATTGCACAAACTAAATTTCAAGAAAAATCATTGAAATTTGAAAGTTTAAGTCAATTTTCGACATTATTGGAACGGGCTTTGCTACATAAACTCATTAATTCAAACGAATACGAAAATCTAAAAGGCTGGAACCAGGACCCAGCAGAATGGTCCAGGCAATTCCAGCTACAGCAGGCATCATTATGA
- a CDS encoding NUDIX domain-containing protein: MSKRRQIYEIQINEHCLVLRGKHELEQMEIAKQRIVMPYQGNKKTLFQYLDMLEKSNRFEEVVLESVDPSLIFKDLKSICNWVPAAGGIISRADGKILMIFRKKIWDLPKGKVDPGEKSKQTALRECMEEVGLSDLELIRKLGLTWHLYREFNKSRALKRTKWYVLKTSTPDKLVLQSEEGIERAEWLDVKDALLLEPMYSNIKQMLLKYEDLVEGLSLKVKA; this comes from the coding sequence ATGTCAAAGCGAAGGCAAATTTACGAAATTCAAATCAATGAGCATTGCTTGGTACTCAGAGGCAAACATGAGCTCGAACAAATGGAAATCGCGAAGCAAAGAATCGTGATGCCTTATCAAGGTAATAAAAAGACGCTTTTTCAATACCTCGATATGCTTGAAAAATCGAATCGTTTTGAAGAGGTGGTGCTCGAAAGCGTAGATCCTTCCCTTATTTTTAAGGATTTGAAAAGCATATGTAATTGGGTTCCGGCCGCCGGTGGAATTATCAGCAGAGCTGACGGAAAAATCCTGATGATCTTTCGAAAAAAAATCTGGGATCTGCCTAAAGGCAAAGTTGACCCTGGAGAAAAATCAAAGCAGACCGCCCTTAGAGAATGTATGGAAGAAGTTGGACTGTCGGATCTTGAGTTGATCAGAAAATTAGGCCTTACCTGGCATTTGTATCGCGAGTTCAACAAATCGCGCGCCTTAAAACGTACGAAATGGTATGTTTTAAAGACCAGCACTCCTGATAAACTTGTATTGCAAAGCGAAGAAGGTATCGAACGTGCAGAATGGCTGGATGTAAAGGATGCTCTGCTTCTTGAACCCATGTATTCAAATATCAAACAGATGCTTTTGAAATATGAGGATTTGGTGGAAGGCTTAAGTCTAAAGGTCAAAGCCTGA
- a CDS encoding gliding motility-associated C-terminal domain-containing protein, with the protein MILKPCLVLILICCSVLIYAQCTPPTSETCEETIPFCSLNQLNGYSCITSSTTLSTCWPGCAQGGANQRSWLAFISTGGSVTITLSVGNCPIANFPGFGICPGFWGDCNCNEEILCQPGYIQENNSMSYTMNLQACKIYYITLDHGDDQCDFTISTSGGNPPNLILGPINNKASGIIEPVCEGYCDYSFFVDPGGCQAAHFEWTLDGAPVGTNKPDLKLDFPQAGDFRLCVSATVGNPHNGAICLEQGPVCTTVKVRRHADRNGTLRTLCSETAAQGTYRWHSQLIQTSGIYRETFTDAVCCPYDSVVEFRVLPKPEPPDVYYITCNNVPYVDAMGRRWSPCRTQEIIDFSKFTEPYKCDSSIRLTAVNVDIGADWKAACMNGKVELNPNIKIVKPCEAGESYEYEYKWYRKTDTLKKTLSVDERLLVDSVQFQYCVDVQVKVRLGTAMAMCNKTFCDTINKIKALGSQDSIRLRLCDSVTINNKTYTQSDTFTQLWTNVFGCDSLVFTELNISKSSSSSVQQMECDSVNINGQSYYQSGTYMQILQNANQCDSIIKLDLTIEKSSQTIINLNECDSVEFNGQIYYQSGNYQQQYFTKLGCDSILNLEINIAKSSKTDILLSGCDSIMINGNSYNQSATFTQHLKNQVGCDSIIATEVQIHKSSKMDTSLRKCDSISINSQLYTNTGDYSQLLTSANGCDSVLNLQLDIPKSSSVRLVSSACDSARINGVVYTSTGIYNQLLSNTAGCDSILILDLSIHKSYTDSVYLTDCDSVLYLGQTYKTSGQYPLKHQSTNGCDSIINVFINIPNSKVTIYKHATCDSATINGTTYTQSGIYTQTLSSANGCDSTLQIELNVFTKTAGQITWTACDSAEINGISYQQSGNYMQLLKSVNQCDSTLDIILNLSKSSTEALKLKSCDSVQVNGQLYSQSGIYTQVLKNSAQCDSILTIDFTRQQSSSADLSYKSCDSIEVNRQVYKQSGNYKQTLVNVNNCDSIINLQIEITKSSAENLSIQQCDSVEVNGQFYTQSGIYTQVLKNAAQCDSILQLEIGILKPTTATLSQTTCDSAIINHQLYTATGVYSQLLTNVSGCDSILTLDLKINNRTIGTLSQTHCDSAVINNRLYTSTGVYKQLLTNVSGCDSTLNIDLTIKPGNSTSLNAGVDTTICEGEILKLNGTFTGNAKFQWQSAQGNFDHPESLNTNFYPSGIGKERLYLQAADDCKQWLDSMEVLILAKQIITVTGDTIIDPCKEITFKAGGAANYIWTPASQIDCLDPPCSLVRIKSNDITQFTISSPGPCVVPAELSLSISQIREDIYLPNVFSPNGDNINDLFLPTVNCELMTSYLLQIYDRWGNQLFESNDKHKGWDGRSQDRFMIPGVYPYIVHYEIAGAGKKMKKGEVTLVR; encoded by the coding sequence ATGATTTTGAAACCATGTTTGGTTTTAATACTAATTTGTTGCAGTGTTTTGATTTATGCTCAATGTACTCCTCCTACTTCCGAAACCTGTGAAGAAACGATTCCTTTTTGTTCGCTGAATCAGCTGAATGGTTATAGTTGCATCACCAGTAGCACAACATTGAGTACTTGTTGGCCAGGTTGTGCACAAGGAGGCGCAAATCAACGATCCTGGCTTGCATTTATTAGTACTGGTGGAAGCGTTACTATTACTTTAAGTGTTGGAAATTGTCCAATTGCAAATTTCCCTGGTTTTGGTATTTGTCCTGGTTTTTGGGGTGATTGCAATTGTAATGAAGAAATTTTATGTCAGCCAGGATACATTCAAGAAAATAACTCAATGAGTTATACAATGAACTTACAAGCATGCAAAATTTATTATATAACATTGGATCATGGTGACGATCAATGCGACTTCACAATCTCCACCTCTGGCGGCAATCCACCCAACTTAATATTAGGCCCGATCAACAATAAAGCAAGCGGCATCATTGAGCCCGTATGCGAAGGTTATTGCGATTATTCATTTTTTGTGGATCCTGGTGGTTGCCAAGCAGCTCATTTTGAATGGACCCTGGATGGAGCTCCAGTTGGAACGAATAAACCGGATCTCAAACTGGATTTTCCCCAAGCGGGCGATTTCAGATTGTGTGTGAGCGCGACAGTAGGCAATCCACACAATGGAGCGATTTGTCTGGAGCAAGGACCTGTTTGCACTACGGTCAAAGTGCGTCGCCATGCTGATCGGAACGGCACCCTGCGTACACTTTGTTCTGAAACTGCCGCCCAAGGCACTTATCGCTGGCATTCGCAGCTCATTCAAACATCCGGGATCTACCGGGAAACCTTTACGGATGCCGTTTGCTGTCCCTACGACTCGGTTGTTGAGTTTCGGGTGCTGCCCAAACCCGAACCTCCGGATGTGTATTACATCACTTGCAACAATGTACCCTATGTAGATGCGATGGGTCGGCGCTGGTCGCCTTGCCGCACTCAAGAGATCATCGACTTTTCAAAATTCACAGAACCTTACAAATGCGATAGTTCGATCCGGCTCACTGCTGTGAATGTGGACATTGGAGCCGACTGGAAAGCTGCCTGCATGAACGGTAAAGTAGAATTGAACCCCAATATCAAAATTGTAAAACCCTGCGAAGCAGGGGAGAGCTACGAATATGAATACAAATGGTATCGCAAAACGGATACGCTAAAAAAGACCTTGTCTGTAGACGAACGACTGTTAGTTGATTCAGTGCAGTTCCAATACTGTGTAGATGTACAGGTCAAAGTACGACTGGGAACGGCGATGGCCATGTGCAACAAAACATTCTGCGATACGATCAATAAGATCAAAGCGCTGGGAAGTCAGGATAGTATCCGATTGAGGCTTTGTGATTCCGTCACCATCAACAACAAAACTTATACTCAATCCGATACCTTCACCCAGTTATGGACCAATGTGTTTGGTTGCGATAGTTTGGTATTTACGGAACTAAATATATCTAAGAGCAGTTCATCCTCGGTTCAACAAATGGAATGCGATTCGGTAAATATTAATGGGCAGAGTTATTATCAAAGCGGAACATATATGCAGATCTTGCAAAATGCAAATCAATGTGATAGTATTATAAAGCTGGATCTCACCATTGAAAAAAGTTCACAGACGATAATAAATCTCAATGAATGCGATTCCGTTGAGTTTAATGGCCAGATCTATTATCAATCGGGCAATTACCAGCAGCAGTATTTTACCAAGCTTGGCTGTGATAGTATATTAAACCTGGAGATCAACATTGCAAAAAGCAGTAAAACAGATATACTACTTAGTGGCTGTGATTCAATCATGATTAATGGCAACAGCTATAATCAATCTGCTACATTTACGCAGCACTTAAAAAACCAAGTCGGCTGCGATAGTATCATTGCCACGGAAGTGCAGATCCATAAAAGTAGCAAAATGGATACGTCCTTGAGAAAATGTGATTCGATCAGCATCAATAGTCAGCTCTATACAAATACAGGCGATTACAGTCAATTGTTGACCAGTGCAAACGGCTGCGATAGTGTATTGAATCTGCAACTGGATATACCCAAAAGCAGCAGTGTTAGACTTGTGAGTAGTGCCTGCGATTCTGCACGTATCAACGGAGTTGTTTATACTTCCACCGGTATCTACAACCAATTACTTAGCAACACAGCTGGTTGCGACAGTATTTTAATTTTGGATCTTAGCATACACAAAAGCTATACCGATAGTGTGTATTTGACTGACTGCGATTCGGTGTTGTATCTGGGGCAGACTTATAAAACCAGCGGTCAGTATCCCTTAAAACATCAAAGTACAAATGGCTGCGACAGCATCATAAATGTATTTATCAATATCCCCAATAGCAAGGTCACAATCTACAAACATGCGACTTGCGATTCAGCCACGATCAATGGAACGACCTATACCCAGTCCGGCATCTACACACAAACACTCAGCAGTGCCAATGGCTGTGACAGCACGCTGCAAATCGAATTAAATGTATTTACAAAGACCGCCGGTCAGATCACATGGACGGCTTGTGATAGTGCTGAAATTAACGGAATCAGCTATCAACAATCCGGTAATTATATGCAATTGTTAAAAAGTGTAAATCAATGTGACAGTACACTGGACATTATCTTAAATTTATCAAAAAGTTCAACGGAAGCATTAAAATTAAAAAGTTGTGATTCAGTGCAGGTGAACGGGCAGCTATATTCTCAAAGCGGAATCTATACTCAAGTCTTAAAAAATTCAGCCCAATGCGATAGTATACTGACAATTGATTTTACGCGACAACAAAGCAGCAGTGCAGACCTGAGTTACAAATCCTGTGATTCGATTGAAGTAAACCGACAAGTATATAAACAGTCTGGCAATTATAAACAGACATTGGTCAATGTAAACAACTGTGATAGTATCATCAATTTGCAAATTGAAATTACAAAAAGCAGTGCAGAAAATCTGTCTATCCAACAATGCGATTCTGTTGAAGTCAACGGTCAGTTTTACACCCAAAGCGGAATCTATACTCAAGTCCTAAAGAATGCAGCTCAATGCGATAGTATCCTGCAACTGGAGATCGGCATCTTAAAACCTACGACAGCGACGCTCAGTCAAACGACATGTGACTCAGCGATCATCAATCATCAGCTGTATACCGCAACAGGCGTATACAGTCAATTACTAACAAATGTTAGTGGTTGCGATAGTATTCTTACATTGGATCTGAAGATAAACAATCGCACAATCGGCACACTGAGCCAAACCCATTGTGATTCTGCGGTCATCAATAACCGTTTATATACATCTACAGGAGTTTATAAACAGTTACTAACGAATGTAAGTGGTTGTGACAGCACATTAAACATAGATCTGACCATCAAACCGGGCAATTCAACCAGCTTAAATGCCGGAGTTGATACCACAATCTGCGAAGGCGAGATCCTAAAATTAAATGGAACGTTTACAGGCAATGCCAAGTTCCAGTGGCAATCAGCTCAGGGAAATTTTGATCATCCAGAAAGTCTCAACACAAATTTTTATCCAAGCGGGATTGGCAAAGAGAGACTCTACCTACAGGCAGCAGACGATTGCAAACAATGGCTTGACAGCATGGAAGTGTTGATCTTAGCCAAACAAATCATTACAGTTACCGGCGATACGATCATCGATCCCTGCAAAGAAATTACATTCAAAGCAGGTGGAGCTGCCAACTACATCTGGACTCCCGCTTCACAAATCGATTGTTTGGATCCCCCCTGCAGTCTGGTCAGAATAAAGTCCAATGACATCACACAATTTACGATCAGTTCGCCAGGTCCTTGTGTTGTGCCCGCAGAACTGAGTTTAAGCATATCACAAATCCGTGAAGACATCTACCTGCCCAATGTATTTAGTCCCAACGGCGATAACATCAACGACCTATTCCTGCCAACTGTCAACTGCGAACTGATGACATCCTATTTGTTGCAGATATACGATCGCTGGGGCAATCAGCTATTTGAATCAAATGATAAACACAAAGGCTGGGACGGAAGAAGCCAGGATCGTTTCATGATACCAGGTGTATATCCATATATTGTGCATTATGAAATTGCGGGAGCGGGAAAGAAAATGAAGAAAGGGGAGGTGACGTTGGTGCGATGA
- a CDS encoding TonB-dependent receptor, whose protein sequence is MGKTIYVFILTFVSLSKISAQFLMGNVVDDKNMSLVGVSVYWLESNIGTSTNENGHFRLERKTDNNYLILSYTGFQKDTQLIPKDQSFEIFTLHEGVLLSGVEIKTDRNSNAFSRLNPLNIETLEKKEFRKAACCSLSESFQTSNAVDVSYTNAVTGSKEIQFLGLRGIYTQLLIENRPAYTGILSNYGYDLLAGTWLERVDILKGASSVQNGIQSMSGAINVQLKKPYEDYPVYFNLFADAHGRYEANLHLNKTWDHQRSSGLYINSNFQSSERDHNKDQFQDEPRNERINGILRNIFFSETFEGQVNAQALYEKKSSGQLIQDNPYVIRQELQYFNLFGNLGYVGFSNPNDNTGSIYDVAYAKIQSVYGNRKFEATEKNIHFKLLYNHTFGKGNHQIITGPQFKYHDAVEKFDGKTIDYREKLAAFFVEHTFRNSIEADNKLTTTIGFHADFIENTKPLWMPRVSLRYLFTEDWTVRSSIGRGYRMPRVFSENTHLMASSKSWVFNGPIPIEKSWNTGLNFVGKPFIGGKELEINLDAYYTWFDQQLIIDLDKNYQEVNVYALEGKSRAFQSIITLSYRLFPFMNLKAGGKYTHTQIDLEEGSRTTLMTPKYRALLSMDLESNNKQWLWNITSNYVGKMRLSDKEGVPVSLLHGHHSPTEDYVLMQSQLSYTISNWEFYIGSENLLAYSQHDAIIQVDNPYGNYFNASEVYAPVSGRKAYVGIKWRLGKKE, encoded by the coding sequence ATGGGCAAAACAATATATGTATTTATACTAACATTTGTAAGTTTATCCAAAATATCAGCTCAGTTTTTAATGGGCAATGTAGTCGATGATAAAAACATGAGCCTCGTGGGTGTCAGTGTATATTGGTTAGAATCCAATATTGGTACAAGCACCAATGAAAATGGACATTTTAGACTCGAGCGTAAAACAGATAACAACTATCTCATTTTAAGTTATACCGGTTTTCAAAAAGATACACAGCTCATTCCTAAAGATCAATCCTTTGAAATATTCACTTTACATGAAGGCGTACTATTGTCCGGTGTTGAAATAAAAACGGACCGGAATTCAAATGCATTTTCTAGATTAAATCCATTAAACATTGAAACACTTGAGAAAAAAGAATTTCGCAAAGCAGCCTGTTGCAGTCTCTCTGAAAGTTTTCAAACGAGCAATGCAGTAGATGTAAGTTATACGAATGCGGTAACTGGATCCAAAGAGATTCAGTTTCTGGGCCTTCGCGGAATTTATACACAATTGCTGATAGAAAACCGGCCTGCATATACGGGCATACTTAGCAACTACGGCTATGATTTACTTGCCGGAACCTGGCTTGAGCGCGTAGATATTTTAAAAGGGGCTTCTTCCGTGCAAAATGGGATCCAAAGTATGAGCGGAGCCATCAATGTACAACTCAAAAAACCTTATGAGGATTACCCTGTGTATTTTAATTTATTTGCTGATGCGCATGGGCGATATGAAGCCAATTTGCATTTGAATAAAACTTGGGATCATCAGAGATCCAGTGGTCTGTATATCAATTCAAATTTTCAAAGTTCAGAACGCGATCATAATAAAGACCAATTCCAGGACGAACCCCGTAATGAACGTATCAATGGTATCCTTCGCAATATATTCTTTAGCGAGACCTTTGAAGGGCAAGTGAATGCACAAGCGCTTTATGAAAAAAAATCGAGCGGACAATTGATTCAAGATAATCCTTATGTGATTCGTCAGGAATTGCAATATTTTAATCTCTTTGGAAATCTTGGTTATGTTGGATTTTCGAATCCGAATGACAATACTGGTTCCATTTATGATGTTGCTTATGCCAAAATTCAATCTGTTTATGGTAACCGAAAGTTTGAGGCCACCGAAAAAAATATTCATTTCAAACTACTCTACAACCATACTTTCGGAAAAGGCAATCACCAAATAATAACGGGTCCACAATTTAAATATCATGATGCTGTTGAAAAATTTGACGGTAAGACTATAGACTATCGAGAGAAACTTGCAGCATTTTTTGTAGAGCATACTTTTAGGAACAGCATCGAAGCAGATAATAAATTAACAACGACCATAGGATTTCATGCCGATTTTATCGAAAACACAAAACCACTATGGATGCCAAGAGTCAGTTTGCGTTATCTTTTTACCGAGGACTGGACTGTGAGGAGTTCTATTGGGCGTGGATACCGAATGCCCAGAGTATTCTCTGAAAACACTCATTTAATGGCCAGTTCGAAATCCTGGGTATTTAATGGCCCCATACCCATTGAAAAATCCTGGAATACCGGATTGAATTTTGTTGGGAAACCTTTTATTGGAGGCAAAGAACTTGAAATAAACCTGGATGCTTACTATACTTGGTTTGATCAGCAACTGATCATTGATCTGGATAAAAACTATCAGGAAGTGAATGTATACGCTCTTGAAGGAAAATCACGCGCATTTCAATCCATTATCACTTTGTCGTATCGTTTATTTCCCTTTATGAATTTGAAGGCTGGCGGAAAATATACCCATACTCAAATTGATTTGGAAGAAGGAAGCAGAACGACTTTAATGACTCCAAAATACAGAGCATTATTATCAATGGATCTTGAATCCAATAATAAACAATGGTTATGGAATATTACTTCCAATTACGTTGGGAAAATGAGACTTTCAGATAAAGAGGGCGTGCCAGTTTCGTTATTACATGGACATCACTCTCCTACAGAGGACTATGTGCTTATGCAATCGCAATTAAGCTACACCATTAGCAATTGGGAATTTTATATCGGAAGTGAAAATCTTTTGGCTTACAGTCAACACGATGCAATTATACAAGTTGACAATCCTTATGGGAATTATTTTAATGCTTCGGAGGTATATGCTCCGGTTTCCGGAAGAAAAGCCTATGTGGGAATAAAGTGGAGGCTGGGAAAAAAGGAATAA
- a CDS encoding acyl-CoA dehydrogenase family protein: MSPFESEHLQLIRESAKNFADQHIRPKVMEWDEAQHFPKDLFREMGKQGFLGVLVPSEYGGSGPSYKEYITVIEEIAKVCGSIGLSVAAHNSLCTGHIMLFCNEEQKRTYLPKLAKGEYLGAWGLTEPNTGSDAIRMKCVAHMEEDHWVINGTKTWITHGKSSDVAVVIARTGELLDSKGMTAFIVERSNPGLSAGKKENKLGMRASETTEMIFENCKVHKSMVIGEVGEGFIQAMKVLDGGRISIAALALGIAKGAYQASVKYSQEREQFGQKISQFQGIAFKLADMAIKIEAAELLTRQAGKMKDLHQKMTKEAAMAKYYASEVSVSIATDAIQIFGGYGYTKDFPVEKFYRDAKLCTIGEGTSEIQKLVIAREALK; the protein is encoded by the coding sequence ATGTCCCCTTTTGAATCCGAACATTTACAACTCATCAGAGAATCTGCAAAAAATTTTGCAGATCAGCACATCAGGCCAAAAGTAATGGAATGGGACGAAGCTCAACATTTCCCTAAAGATTTGTTTCGCGAAATGGGAAAACAAGGATTTCTGGGTGTATTAGTTCCAAGCGAATATGGAGGTTCAGGTCCCAGTTACAAGGAATACATCACCGTGATTGAGGAAATTGCTAAAGTTTGCGGTTCTATAGGTTTGTCAGTAGCAGCACATAACTCCCTATGTACAGGTCACATCATGCTTTTCTGCAACGAAGAACAAAAGAGGACTTATCTTCCAAAACTTGCAAAAGGTGAATATTTAGGAGCCTGGGGACTCACTGAACCCAATACAGGCAGTGATGCCATCCGCATGAAATGCGTGGCACATATGGAGGAAGATCATTGGGTGATCAATGGTACAAAAACATGGATCACACATGGTAAATCTTCAGACGTGGCAGTTGTTATTGCCCGAACCGGAGAACTTTTAGACAGTAAAGGAATGACCGCATTTATTGTTGAGCGATCTAATCCGGGATTAAGTGCAGGAAAAAAAGAAAATAAACTTGGAATGCGTGCATCCGAAACTACGGAAATGATTTTTGAAAATTGCAAAGTCCACAAATCAATGGTCATTGGAGAAGTAGGAGAAGGCTTTATTCAAGCCATGAAGGTCCTTGATGGTGGCAGGATCAGCATTGCAGCACTTGCACTGGGTATTGCAAAAGGAGCCTATCAGGCCTCTGTAAAGTATTCGCAGGAACGCGAGCAATTTGGCCAGAAGATCTCTCAATTTCAAGGTATTGCATTCAAACTTGCCGATATGGCCATTAAAATAGAGGCCGCTGAATTATTGACGAGACAAGCCGGGAAAATGAAAGACCTTCATCAAAAAATGACCAAAGAAGCAGCTATGGCTAAATATTATGCTTCGGAAGTATCTGTCTCAATTGCAACAGATGCCATACAGATTTTTGGCGGTTATGGTTACACCAAGGACTTTCCGGTAGAAAAATTCTATCGCGATGCCAAATTATGCACCATTGGAGAAGGGACTTCTGAGATTCAAAAGTTAGTCATCGCCAGAGAAGCTCTAAAATAA